A region from the Brachyhypopomus gauderio isolate BG-103 unplaced genomic scaffold, BGAUD_0.2 sc50, whole genome shotgun sequence genome encodes:
- the LOC143487813 gene encoding uncharacterized protein LOC143487813 isoform X2, translated as MSMVLVLLTAVAVQGDVSKCGVGHTLRYSAVLGESMLLRLPVTSHTQTVLLRRNGTTVIEGDRRAPQFHGGSGNRIKLFNNGTGRIQRCVRDDAGVYEWKTWDSAGQLSCTVDFILQIQEQVMGARLQVVCQQSGEWRAQCSPPGHSYAWFLNGSVLDQSLAYVGHPGDVIILKNHVSGHLTCFCSTHGGSSWSNATAVLKACTQPLIHHCAGGEGWGPGHGPPHNTVQKDLLCVDIRIFLLAGGATVTVLTLAVAIICLKVAAQKKPQPPELLPIDKVVNTKKKKRRREKKSQEVTYSEVHKMEVKEEQPTGSQTETFLQTFSTNSPN; from the exons ATGTCTATGGTTCTAGTTCTACTCACAGCCGTTGCAGTGCAAG GGGACGTGTCCAAGTGCGGAGTTGGACACACACTGCGGTACTCGGCCGTGTTGGGGGAGTCCATGTTGCTGCGTCTACCGGTCACGTCACACACCCAGACGGTGCTGCTACGCAGAAACGGCACTACTGTTATCGAAGGAGACAGACGAGCTCCTCAGTTTCATGGTGGTTCTGGAAACCGCATCAAGCTTTTTAACAACGGCACGGGAAGGATCCAGCGGTGTGTGAGAGACGACGCAGGAGTGTACGAGTGGAAAACGTGGGACTCCGCAGGACAGCTGAGCTGCACCGTTGACTTCATCCTGCAGATCCAGG AGCAGGTCATGGGCGCCCGACTGCAGGTGGTGTGTCAGCAGTCTGGGGAGTGGAGGGCCCAGTGTAGTCCTCCTGGACACTCGTACGCCTGGTTTCTCAATGGCAGCGTCCTGGACCAGAGCTTGGCGTACGTCGGCCACCCAGGTGACGTCATCATCCTGAAGAATCACGTGAGTGGCCATCTCACCTGCTTCTGCTCCACTCATGGAGGGTCATCTTGGAGTAACGCCACAGCCGTGCTGAAGGCCTGCACCCAGCCACTCATCCATCACTGCGCAGGTGGAGAAGGGTGGGGACCCGGACATGGACCTCCACACAACACTGTGCAAAAAGATCTGCTTTGTG TGGACATCAGAATTTTCCTTCTGGCTGGTGGAGCCACAGTGACCGTCCTCACACTCGCAGTTGCCATAATCTGCCTCAAGGTGGCAGCACAAAAGAAACCTCAACCCCCTG AGTTACTACCTATTGACAAAGTTGTTAAcactaagaaaaaaaagagaagaagagagaagaaaTCCCAGGAAGTGACATACTCAGAAGTCCACAAGATGGAGGTGAAGGAGGAGCAGCCCACAGGAAGCCAGACGGAGACGTTCCTGCAGACCTTCAGCACAAACAGCCCAAACTAA
- the LOC143487813 gene encoding uncharacterized protein LOC143487813 isoform X1, whose protein sequence is MQIMTIKVIQIVTDCVFNGDCLTGTACLTRTACLTGTVCLTGTACLTGTACIGDVSKCGVGHTLRYSAVLGESMLLRLPVTSHTQTVLLRRNGTTVIEGDRRAPQFHGGSGNRIKLFNNGTGRIQRCVRDDAGVYEWKTWDSAGQLSCTVDFILQIQEQVMGARLQVVCQQSGEWRAQCSPPGHSYAWFLNGSVLDQSLAYVGHPGDVIILKNHVSGHLTCFCSTHGGSSWSNATAVLKACTQPLIHHCAGGEGWGPGHGPPHNTVQKDLLCVDIRIFLLAGGATVTVLTLAVAIICLKVAAQKKPQPPELLPIDKVVNTKKKKRRREKKSQEVTYSEVHKMEVKEEQPTGSQTETFLQTFSTNSPN, encoded by the exons atgCAAATTATGACAATAAAGGTGATTCAGATTGTAACGGACTGCGTGTTTAACGGGGACTGTTTAACGGGGACTGCGTGTTTAACGAGGACTGCGTGTTTAACGGGGACTGTGTGTTTAACGGGGACTGCGTGTTTAACGGGGACTGCGTGTATAGGGGACGTGTCCAAGTGCGGAGTTGGACACACACTGCGGTACTCGGCCGTGTTGGGGGAGTCCATGTTGCTGCGTCTACCGGTCACGTCACACACCCAGACGGTGCTGCTACGCAGAAACGGCACTACTGTTATCGAAGGAGACAGACGAGCTCCTCAGTTTCATGGTGGTTCTGGAAACCGCATCAAGCTTTTTAACAACGGCACGGGAAGGATCCAGCGGTGTGTGAGAGACGACGCAGGAGTGTACGAGTGGAAAACGTGGGACTCCGCAGGACAGCTGAGCTGCACCGTTGACTTCATCCTGCAGATCCAGG AGCAGGTCATGGGCGCCCGACTGCAGGTGGTGTGTCAGCAGTCTGGGGAGTGGAGGGCCCAGTGTAGTCCTCCTGGACACTCGTACGCCTGGTTTCTCAATGGCAGCGTCCTGGACCAGAGCTTGGCGTACGTCGGCCACCCAGGTGACGTCATCATCCTGAAGAATCACGTGAGTGGCCATCTCACCTGCTTCTGCTCCACTCATGGAGGGTCATCTTGGAGTAACGCCACAGCCGTGCTGAAGGCCTGCACCCAGCCACTCATCCATCACTGCGCAGGTGGAGAAGGGTGGGGACCCGGACATGGACCTCCACACAACACTGTGCAAAAAGATCTGCTTTGTG TGGACATCAGAATTTTCCTTCTGGCTGGTGGAGCCACAGTGACCGTCCTCACACTCGCAGTTGCCATAATCTGCCTCAAGGTGGCAGCACAAAAGAAACCTCAACCCCCTG AGTTACTACCTATTGACAAAGTTGTTAAcactaagaaaaaaaagagaagaagagagaagaaaTCCCAGGAAGTGACATACTCAGAAGTCCACAAGATGGAGGTGAAGGAGGAGCAGCCCACAGGAAGCCAGACGGAGACGTTCCTGCAGACCTTCAGCACAAACAGCCCAAACTAA